One genomic window of Magnolia sinica isolate HGM2019 chromosome 3, MsV1, whole genome shotgun sequence includes the following:
- the LOC131239764 gene encoding cytochrome P450 71A1-like codes for MTLSTTLSAWLPLLLMIIIPSLPLFLFIQKRNRKRTSKLPPGPSGLPIFGNLHQLTSLPHRKLWLLSRKYGPLMHLQLGHVLTLIVSSARIAKEVMKSQDLHFCSRPALVSFKKLSYNFSDVSFAPYGEYWRQIRKIGMVELLSTRRVQSFRDVREDEVARMVTSISSSSSVHVNLSEMMISLACNIVCRAAFGKSYNEGNEHEKMEFHGVLKEAAITFGSFFVADYLPWMWWADVITGLNGRLERIFSKLDAFYERIINEHQDRNRPEAEADDFVDVLLQVQQEYHLTRDQIKGIIMDVLLAGTDTSSTLVVWAMTELMMNPKAMKKSQDEVRRIVGNKGKVEESDLNQLEYLKSVVKETMRLHPPTPLLVPRETTQDCKIDGFDIAGKTRVFVNAFAIGRDPESWKNPEEFLPERFIGSTIDYKGQDFELIPFGAGRRSCPGIYFAAMTYELALANLLYSFNWDFPASTSKKHIDMTEVFGLVVQKKSDLCLVPTKYSKFG; via the exons ATGACTCTCAGCACCACCCTCTCAGCATGGCTTCCTCTTCTTCTAATGATTATAATcccttctcttcctctcttccttttcATACAGAAAAGGAATCGTAAAAGAACCTCAAAGCTCCCTCCAGGTCCATCTGGCCTTCCCATCTTTGGCAACCTGCACCAGCTCACTTCCTTGCCTCATCGCAAGCTCTGGCTACTCTCTAGAAAGTATGGCCCACTCATGCATTTGCAACTGGGCCATGTACTGACCCTCATCGTTTCTTCTGCGAGAATTGCCAAGGAGGTCATGAAATCTCAAGATCTTCATTTCTGCAGCCGGCCGGCACTCGTCTCATTCAAAAAACTCTCTTACAATTTCTCAGATGTGTCTTTTGCACCCTACGGTGAGTACTGGCGACAGATCCGCAAGATCGGCATGGTTGAGCTGCTTAGCACGAGAAGGGTGCAATCCTTTCGAGATGTTCGAGAGGATGAAGTTGCAAGAATGGTTACttcgatttcttcttcttcttcagtacATGTCAATCTGAGTGAGATGATGATTTCTCTCGCCTGCAACATAGTTTGTAGGGCTGCTTTTGGTAAGAGCTACAATGAAGGAAATGAACATGAGAAGATGGAATTTCATGGAGTGCTTAAGGAGGCAGCGATCACGTTTGGGAGTTTCTTTGTTGCTGATTATTTGCCATGGATGTGGTGGGCCGATGTGATCACAGGGTTGAATGGACGGCTGGAGCGGATTTTCTCCAAATTGGATGCTTTTTATGAACGAATCATCAACGAGCATCAGGATCGGAATAGGCCTGAAGCTGAGGCGGATGACTTTGTTGATGTGCTGCTTCAAGTGCAGCAGGAATACCATCTCACTAGAGATCAAATCAAGGGAATAATCATG GATGTTTTACTTGCAGGAACAGATACAAGCTCGACACTAGTGGTTTGGGCAATGACAGAGCTTATGATGAACCCAAAAGCAATGAAGAAATCACAAGATGAAGTTAGAAGAATTGTTGGGAATAAAGGAAAAGTGGAAGAAAGTGATCTAAATCAACTTGAATACCTTAAGTCAGTGGTAAAAGAGACAATGCGATTGCATCCTCCAACCCCACTTCTGGTTCCTCGAGAAACAACCCAAGATTGTAAGATTGACGGATTTGACATTGCCGGAAAGACTAGGGTCTTTGTGAATGCATTTGCCATTGGAAGAGACCCCGAGTCGTGGAAAAACCCAGAAGAGTTCTTGCCAGAGAGATTCATTGGCAGCACCATCGACTATAAGGGCCAAGATTTTGAGCTCATACCATTTGGAGCAGGTCGGAGAAGTTGTCCTGGGATCTATTTCGCAGCCATGACTTATGAGCTCGCTCTTGCGAATCTTCTCTATTCTTTTAACTGGGATTTTCCAGCTAGTACGAGCAAAAAGCACATAGATATGACTGAAGTATTCGGGCTTGTAGTGCAGAAGAAATCTGATCTTTGCCTTGTGCCTACCAAATATAGCAAATTTGGTTAA